From Planctomycetia bacterium, one genomic window encodes:
- a CDS encoding helix-turn-helix transcriptional regulator, whose product MAQRTFTEQLRRFIEDSGQSRYEICQATGLDQGNLSRFMRHGTGLNTSSIDLLCKYLGLRLVAIRETEKQVANKRSKQGK is encoded by the coding sequence ATGGCACAGCGCACCTTTACCGAACAACTTCGCCGCTTCATTGAAGACAGCGGCCAGAGCCGATACGAGATTTGCCAAGCGACCGGACTCGATCAAGGCAACCTCTCGCGGTTCATGCGACATGGGACCGGCTTGAACACCAGCTCCATCGATTTGCTGTGCAAATACCTGGGGCTGCGATTGGTCGCGATCCGAGAGACCGAGAAACAAGTCGCCAACAAGCGTTCAAAGCAGGGGAAGTGA